The proteins below come from a single Stomoxys calcitrans chromosome 1, idStoCalc2.1, whole genome shotgun sequence genomic window:
- the LOC106086440 gene encoding eukaryotic translation initiation factor 3 subunit L — protein MYTGEDYTNVEYYDEYAHTGDPQLDLEYERSNYYRMPENVKYFLLNFCQAIKDGVLFDIQNMYENTFPQISDHHFDKSAWPDEVEVATLVDNDNLFLILYKELYYRHIHARIPGGPKLEQRINSFFNYCDFFNLIISSQSPVLLELPDIWLWELVDEFVYQFQNFAQYRARLTDKTQEEIHELCVNHSNVWSILCILNVLHSLVDISNIKKQLEAISLGNDPQAVAGEFGELSFYKMLGYFSLVGLLRVHSLLGDYYQAIKVLEPIEIHKKSQYSHIPACQISTSYYVGFAYMMMRRYADAIRTFSEILLYIQRTKQLYSTRSYQNDQINKQAEQMYHLLAICLVLHPQCIDESIQQVLREKNYHDAMFKMQCGDLDVFKSFFLFACPRFVSPCPPAADAPVEDYVKDPMEHQLMVFMDEVKQQADLPTTRSYLKLYTTLPLAKLASFIDPNASEDDVSKLLIRLLCFKHKMRNLVWSKGSSGLEGTFKSGSELDFYIDDDMIHIADTKVSHRYGDFFVRKILKFNELNRKLKNINM, from the exons atgtaCACTGGGGAGGACTATACAAACGTG GAGTATTATGACGAATACGCCCATACTGGTGATCCGCAATTGGATTTGGAGTATGAACGCAGTAACTATTATCGCATGCCTGAGAATGTGAAATATTTTCTTCTCAATTTCTGCCAAGCCATCAAAGACGGTGTCTTGTTTGATATCCAGAATATGTACGAGAACACTTTCCCACAGATCAGTGATCATCATTTTGACAAATCTGCTTGGCCCGATGAGGTGGAAGTTGCCACTTTAGTGGATAATGACAATCTCTTTTTGATATTGTATAAGGAATTGTATTACCGTCACATTCATGCTCGCATTCCTGGTGGACCCAAGTTGGAACAACGTATCAATTCATTCTTCAACTATTgtgatttcttcaatttgattatATCGTCCCAAAGTCCAGTATTGTTGGAATTGCCTGATATTTGGTTATGGGAATTGGTTGACGAATTTGTTtatcaatttcaaaattttgctcagTACAG AGCCCGTTTGACGGACAAAACCCAAGAGGAAATTCACGAATTATGTGTTAATCACAGTAATGTGTGGAGTATATTGTGCATCCTTAACGTTTTGCATTCTTTGGTTGACATCTCAAATATCAAGAAGCAATTGGAAGCCATCTCTCTAGGCAATGACCCTCAGGCTGTAGCTGGAGAGTTTGGAGAGCTATCCTTCTACAAAATGTTGGGATATTTCTCATTGGTTGGCTTGTTGCGTGTGCACTCATTGTTGGGTGATTATTATCAAGCCATTAAAGTTTTAGAACCTATTGAAATTCACAAGAAATCGCAATATTCCCATATACCTGCTTGTCAAATTTCCACTTCGTACTATGTTGGATTTGCTTACATGATGATGCGTCGGTATGCCGATGCCATTCGAACATTCTCGGAAATCTTGTTGTACATTCAACGTACGAAACAATTATACAGTACACGTTCTTATCAAAATGACCAAATCAACAAACAAGCAGAGCAAATGTAtcatttgttggccatttgttTGGTTTTGCATCCACAATGCATCGACGAATCCATTCAGCAAGTTTTACGCGAGAAGAACTATCACGATGCCATGTTCAAAATGCAATGTGGTGATTTGGACGTTTTCAAATCCTTCTTCTTATTCGCTTGTCCACGTTTTGTTAGCCCATGTCCTCCGGCTGCTGATGCTCCCGTCGAAGATTATGTCAAGGATCCCATGGAACATCAATTGATGGTTTTTATGGATGAGGTtaaacaacaagccgatttgCCAACAACCCGCTCCTACTTAAAACTTTATACAACTTTGCCCTTGGCTAAACTCGCGTCCTTTATTGATCCCAATGCAAGCGAAGATGATGTTTCGAAATTGTTGATTCGTCTGTTATGCTTCAAGCACAAAATGCGCAATTTGGTATGGTCCAAAGGTTCAAGTGGTTTGGAAGGCACATTTAAATCTGGCTCAGAG ttgGACTTCTATATCGATGATGATATGATTCACATAGCTGACACAAAGGTATCCCATCGTTATGGTGATTTCTTTgtaagaaaaatattgaaattcaaTGAACTCAAccgcaaattgaaaaatattaatatgtaa
- the LOC106086433 gene encoding differentially expressed in FDCP 8 homolog isoform X1, whose amino-acid sequence MNTLRDSLASIPGAVQNLASVASNYYTYVGGRVQGQSGDSLSAEDRQSVASSPTTTESLHSFNETDSVSGAVLISEKSLPIPASLVKEQWRLIFNSDASVQDLQEAINHCKDLVLISEENSEERRWLVRHLVDLRYSLEEMQEAERDHLEVGPSGKTVVGHHFIARQTGVGKVLHIPKHRHYCDHCTRIIWSVVQTSYICMDCHYMVHQKCVDRVARVCAHVIASERQYPILEICPEIGLAAQRYKCMECGTLLNFPLNFNIQCFGRLSKSENSWIEPRLCDYTGLYFCPSCHWNDQSVIPGRVVHNWDFAPRKVSRSALQEIQLFLDKPLIRLEEANPKLFVFLEKLATLKKLRQNLVYMRKYLSECRQALEEKLLEIHIGSRRYLIQSNELYSINDLEQTENGTLAEYLHKVFNCFDKHIRACSMCMAKAYICEICSNDEVIFPFDDGCIICQHCNSIYHRVCMTRKNMICPKCVRIQERRQKFESSEEQEDKSENSNENDDQM is encoded by the exons ATGAATACATTGCGTGATAGTCTAGCAAGCATACCAGgggctgtacaaaatttggcttccGTGGCTTCCAACTATTACACTTATGTGGGAGGAAGGGTTCAAGGTCAAAGTGGTGATTCTTTGTCTGCGGAGGATCGCCAGAGTGTAGCATCATCCCCCACAACGACGGAATCGCTGCATAGTTTTAACGAAACTGACTCTGTCTCTGGAGCAGTGCTGATAAGCGAGAAATCTTTACCCATACCAGCGTCGTTGGTTAAAGAACAATGGAGATTAATATTTAACTCTGATGCCAGTGTCCAGGATTTGCAGGAAGCCATAAACCATTGCAAAGATTTGGTATTGATATCTGAGGAGAATAGCGAGGAACGAAGATGGTTGGTAAGGCATTTGGTGGATTTAAGGTACTCATTGGAAGAAATGCAGGAGGCGGAAAGAGATCATTTGGAAGTGGGACCATCGGGAAAAACAGTAGTGGGTCATCATTTTATAGCCCGTCAAACGGGTGTGGGCAAGGTTTTACATATACCCAAACATCGGCATTACTGTGATCATTGCACTCGTATCATATGGAGTGTGGTTCAGACTTCGTATATATGTATGGATTGTCATTATATGGTGCATCAAAAATGTGTGGATAGAGTTGCACGAGTTTGTGCTCATGTCATAGCTTCCGAACGGCAATATCCCATTTTGGAAATATGTCCAGAAATTGGATTGGCTGCCCAACGTTACAAATGCATGGAATGTGGAACTTTACTTAATTTTC CCTTAAACTTCAACATACAATGTTTTGGAagattatccaaatctg aaaattcaTGGATTGAACCTCGCCTGTGTGATTATACAGGCCTATATTTTTGTCCATCGTGCCATTGGAATGATCAAAGTGTCATACCTGGACGTGTTGTCCACAATTGGGATTTTGCGCCAAGAAAAGTTTCACGTTCGGCATTACAAGAAATTCAACTATTTCTTGATAAACCACTAATACGACTTGAAGAAGCCAATCCAAAGTTATTTGTTTTCCTTGAAAAGTTGGCAACCTTGAAGAAACTGCGTCAGAATTTAGTGTATATGCGTAAATATTTATCAGAATGTCGTCAGGCATTGGAGGAAAAATTGTTGGAAATTCATATAG GTTCTCGCCGCTATCTCATTCAATCGAATGAATTGTACTCGATCAATGATTTGGAACAAACAGAAAATGGCACATTGGCAGAATATCTCCACAAGGTATTCAACTGTTTTGACAAACATATACGTGCCTGTTCTATGTGCATGGCTAAGGCTTACATCTGTGAGATATGCAGCAACGACGAAGTGATATTTCCATTCGATGATGGCTGCATTATATGCCAACATTGTAATTCCATATATCATCGTGTTTGTATGACGCGTAAAAATATGATTTGTCCGAAATGTGTTCGCATTCAGGAGAGAAGGCAGAAATTTGAAAGTAGTGAAGAGCAGGAGGATAAGTCGGAAAATTCTAACGAGAATGATGACCAAATGTAA
- the LOC106086433 gene encoding differentially expressed in FDCP 8 homolog isoform X2 → MNTLRDSLASIPGAVQNLASVASNYYTYVGGRVQGQSGDSLSAEDRQSVASSPTTTESLHSFNETDSVSGAVLISEKSLPIPASLVKEQWRLIFNSDASVQDLQEAINHCKDLVLISEENSEERRWLVRHLVDLRYSLEEMQEAERDHLEVGPSGKTVVGHHFIARQTGVGKVLHIPKHRHYCDHCTRIIWSVVQTSYICMDCHYMVHQKCVDRVARVCAHVIASERQYPILEICPEIGLAAQRYKCMECGTLLNFQNSWIEPRLCDYTGLYFCPSCHWNDQSVIPGRVVHNWDFAPRKVSRSALQEIQLFLDKPLIRLEEANPKLFVFLEKLATLKKLRQNLVYMRKYLSECRQALEEKLLEIHIGSRRYLIQSNELYSINDLEQTENGTLAEYLHKVFNCFDKHIRACSMCMAKAYICEICSNDEVIFPFDDGCIICQHCNSIYHRVCMTRKNMICPKCVRIQERRQKFESSEEQEDKSENSNENDDQM, encoded by the exons ATGAATACATTGCGTGATAGTCTAGCAAGCATACCAGgggctgtacaaaatttggcttccGTGGCTTCCAACTATTACACTTATGTGGGAGGAAGGGTTCAAGGTCAAAGTGGTGATTCTTTGTCTGCGGAGGATCGCCAGAGTGTAGCATCATCCCCCACAACGACGGAATCGCTGCATAGTTTTAACGAAACTGACTCTGTCTCTGGAGCAGTGCTGATAAGCGAGAAATCTTTACCCATACCAGCGTCGTTGGTTAAAGAACAATGGAGATTAATATTTAACTCTGATGCCAGTGTCCAGGATTTGCAGGAAGCCATAAACCATTGCAAAGATTTGGTATTGATATCTGAGGAGAATAGCGAGGAACGAAGATGGTTGGTAAGGCATTTGGTGGATTTAAGGTACTCATTGGAAGAAATGCAGGAGGCGGAAAGAGATCATTTGGAAGTGGGACCATCGGGAAAAACAGTAGTGGGTCATCATTTTATAGCCCGTCAAACGGGTGTGGGCAAGGTTTTACATATACCCAAACATCGGCATTACTGTGATCATTGCACTCGTATCATATGGAGTGTGGTTCAGACTTCGTATATATGTATGGATTGTCATTATATGGTGCATCAAAAATGTGTGGATAGAGTTGCACGAGTTTGTGCTCATGTCATAGCTTCCGAACGGCAATATCCCATTTTGGAAATATGTCCAGAAATTGGATTGGCTGCCCAACGTTACAAATGCATGGAATGTGGAACTTTACTTAATTTTC aaaattcaTGGATTGAACCTCGCCTGTGTGATTATACAGGCCTATATTTTTGTCCATCGTGCCATTGGAATGATCAAAGTGTCATACCTGGACGTGTTGTCCACAATTGGGATTTTGCGCCAAGAAAAGTTTCACGTTCGGCATTACAAGAAATTCAACTATTTCTTGATAAACCACTAATACGACTTGAAGAAGCCAATCCAAAGTTATTTGTTTTCCTTGAAAAGTTGGCAACCTTGAAGAAACTGCGTCAGAATTTAGTGTATATGCGTAAATATTTATCAGAATGTCGTCAGGCATTGGAGGAAAAATTGTTGGAAATTCATATAG GTTCTCGCCGCTATCTCATTCAATCGAATGAATTGTACTCGATCAATGATTTGGAACAAACAGAAAATGGCACATTGGCAGAATATCTCCACAAGGTATTCAACTGTTTTGACAAACATATACGTGCCTGTTCTATGTGCATGGCTAAGGCTTACATCTGTGAGATATGCAGCAACGACGAAGTGATATTTCCATTCGATGATGGCTGCATTATATGCCAACATTGTAATTCCATATATCATCGTGTTTGTATGACGCGTAAAAATATGATTTGTCCGAAATGTGTTCGCATTCAGGAGAGAAGGCAGAAATTTGAAAGTAGTGAAGAGCAGGAGGATAAGTCGGAAAATTCTAACGAGAATGATGACCAAATGTAA